A window of the Loxodonta africana isolate mLoxAfr1 chromosome 3, mLoxAfr1.hap2, whole genome shotgun sequence genome harbors these coding sequences:
- the LOC100658779 gene encoding olfactory receptor 7E178-like — MKPQNLTGVSEFLLLGLSEDPEWQPLLFGLFLSMYLITVTGNLLIILVVTSDSRLHTPMYFFLSNLSLADIGFISTTVPKMLVNIKTQSKSIMYEGCLTQVSFFYLFGCLDNVLLTTMAYDRFMAICHPLHYTVIMNPHLCGLLVLVSFFISLLQSQLQVSMVSQLNFCTDVEIPHFFCDPPQLINLACSDTSTNIILLYCMGAIFGGVPITGILFSYTRIVSSILRVSSSGGKYKAFSTCGSHLSVVCLFYGTSLGVYLSSAVSSSAKKGAVASVMYTVVTPMLNPFIYSLRNRDIKRALQRILSRTT; from the coding sequence ATGAAGCCACAGAATCTAACGGGTGTCTCAGAATTCCTCCTCCTGGGCCTCTCTGAGGATCCAGAATGGCAGCCCCTCCTCTTTGGGCTGTTCCTGTCCATGTACCTGATCACTGTGACTGGGAACCTGCTCATCATCCTGGTTGTCACCTCTGACTCCCgtctccacacccccatgtacttcttcctctctaACCTGTCCTTAGCTGACATCGGTTTCATTTCCACCACAGTCCCAAAGATGTTAGTGAACATCAAGACTCAGAGCAAATCCATCATGTATGAGGGCTGCCTGACACAGGTGTCCTTTTTTTATCTCTTTGGATGTTTGGACAATGTGCTCCTCACCACAATGGCTTATGACCGGTTCATGGCTATCTGTCATCCCCTGCACTACACAGTCATCATGAACCCCCATCTCTGTGGCTTACTagttttggtgtcttttttcatCAGTCTTTTGCAGTCCCAACTACAAGTTTCAATGGTGTCACAACTTAACTTCTGCACAGATGTGGAAATCCCTCATTTCTTCTGTGACCCTCCTCAACTCATTAACCTTGCCTGTTCAGACACCTCCACAAATATCATACTACTTTATTGTATGGGTGCCATCTTTGGTGGTGTTCCAATCACAGGGATCCTTTTCTCTTACACTAGAATTGTTTCCTCTATTCTAAGAGTCTCATCTTCAGGTGGGAAGTATAAAGCCTTTTCCACCTGTGGCTCTCACCTGTCAgtcgtttgtttattttatggaacAAGCCTTGGAGTGTACCTCAGTTCAGCTGTCTCATCTTCTGCCAAGAAGGGTGCTGTGGCCTCAGTGATGTACACTGTGGTCACACCCATGCTAAACCCcttcatctacagcctgaggaacagggACATCAAGAGAGCCCTGCAGAGGATCCTCAGCAGAACTACCTAA